In a single window of the Candidatus Caccoplasma merdavium genome:
- the surE gene encoding 5'/3'-nucleotidase SurE — protein MSSVDSPAKTLPRILITNDDGIGAKGLRFLLSCVADMGRVRVVAPDSHRSGQSGAITSGVPLTLQPVAPVLGAECYSCNGTPVDCVKLSLHVFPEWRPDIILSGINHGSNSGISIFYSGTMGAVLEGCVVGIPSVGFSSLSHDPDADFSSCRDQVRQVVARVLRVGLPESVCLNVNFPTQPSLGLRVCRQAPGYWTEEYEWRTGRDGREGYFLTGHFVNTEPDAEDTDEYFLARGYTSVVPCTCDQTAYRAMPAVAALCD, from the coding sequence ATGTCTTCTGTCGATTCTCCTGCCAAGACCCTGCCCCGCATACTCATCACCAATGACGATGGTATCGGGGCCAAAGGTTTGCGTTTTTTACTCTCTTGCGTTGCCGACATGGGTCGGGTGCGTGTCGTGGCTCCCGACTCTCATCGCTCGGGACAGTCCGGGGCGATTACCTCGGGGGTACCGCTGACGTTGCAGCCGGTTGCTCCGGTTTTGGGCGCGGAGTGTTATTCCTGCAACGGTACGCCGGTCGATTGCGTGAAACTTTCGTTGCATGTTTTTCCCGAGTGGCGCCCCGATATTATCCTGTCGGGCATCAACCATGGCTCCAATTCGGGCATCAGCATCTTCTATTCCGGAACGATGGGTGCCGTGCTCGAAGGGTGTGTCGTGGGAATCCCCTCGGTGGGGTTCTCTTCGCTTTCGCACGACCCCGATGCTGATTTCTCTTCCTGCCGCGATCAGGTGCGCCAGGTGGTGGCTCGCGTTTTGCGGGTGGGGCTGCCCGAGTCGGTGTGCCTGAATGTCAATTTCCCGACGCAGCCTTCCCTCGGGTTGCGGGTGTGCCGGCAGGCTCCCGGATACTGGACCGAAGAGTATGAGTGGCGAACCGGCCGCGATGGGCGGGAAGGCTATTTCCTTACCGGCCATTTTGTCAATACCGAGCCCGACGCCGAGGATACCGACGAGTATTTCCTGGCGCGGGGTTACACGTCGGTTGTCCCTTGTACTTGTGACCAGACGGCCTATCGTGCCATGCCTGCCGTCGCGGCGCTCTGTGATTGA